One part of the Solanum dulcamara chromosome 8, daSolDulc1.2, whole genome shotgun sequence genome encodes these proteins:
- the LOC129899798 gene encoding uncharacterized protein LOC129899798 has protein sequence MNPLEFDGSKVNEDPIEFIDEVYQIVAIMGIPPNEKAELAAYQLKGMERVWYEKLVIERGEDMGLTEWKKFKYVFLDHFFSLELGGHDLRVYQPLPRDYECGGFYKDNGANLMALRENVGDQAFLACRKCGRTQKEECLASSNACFKYGKLRHHARDCRGGGWPQSQITNSQQAQGGGQCTNRFYVLYERQEVEEAPNVVTDVLKMDSTQGKAIGGDAPGPVDRTLVRGRGLPRGRVRNNTLVRYRDEAPEPDEKPHTNYVPL, from the exons ATGAATCCActtgagtttgatggttctaaagtcaatgaggaccctatagagttTATCGATGAGGTCTACCAGATTGTGGCTATTATGGGTATTCCTCCAAATGAAAAGGCCGAGCTAgcggcctatcaactcaagggtatGGAAAGAGTTTGGTATGAGAAATTAGTCATTGAGAGAGGTGAAGATATGGGGTTGACTGAATGGAAAAAGTTCAAATATGTCTTTCTAGACCACTTTTTTTCATTGGAGCTAGGAGGCCATGATctaagagtttatcaacctttaCCAAGGGATTATGAGTGTGGGGGA TTCTACAAAGACAATGGTGCTAACCTAATGGCcctaagagagaatgttggtgaTCAAGCTTTCCTCGCTTGTAGAAAGTGTGGGAGGACTCAAAAAGAGGAGTGCTTAGccagctccaatgcatgcttcaaataTGGAAAGTTGCGTCACCATGCtagagattgtagaggtggtggttgGCCTCAGAGCCAAATTACTAACagtcaacaagctcaaggaggtggccaatgcaccaaccgcttCTATGTTTTGTATGagaggcaagaggttgaggaagcaccaaatgtgGTAACCGATGTATTAAAG ATGGATAGCACGCAAGGTAAGGCCATCGGGGGTGATGCTCCCGGGCCCGTAGACAGAACCCTAGTAAGGGGAAGAGGCTTACCTAGAGGTCGTGTGAGAAATAATACACTGGTCCGTTATAGAGATGAGGCTCCTGAACCTGATGAGAAGCCACATACAAATTATGTACCTCTATAG